A single genomic interval of Helicoverpa zea isolate HzStark_Cry1AcR chromosome 19, ilHelZeax1.1, whole genome shotgun sequence harbors:
- the LOC124639471 gene encoding small nuclear ribonucleoprotein Sm D3-like encodes MSIGVPIKVLHEAEGHVVTCETNTGEVYRGKLIEAEDNMNCQMTLVTVTYRDGRVAQLENVYIRGSKIRFLILPDMLKNAPMFKRQGNKPTAGRGKSAILRAQAAGRGRAGGRGGGHRGGWQGGSGPSRR; translated from the exons ATGTCGATTGGCGTTCCAATTAAAGTACTACACGAAGCGGAAGGCCATGTAGTGACCTGTGAAACGAACACCGGCGAAGTATATCGCGGGAAGCTTATTGAGGCTGAAGATAACATGAATTGCCAAATGACGCTCGTCACCGTGACGTATCGGGACGGGCGCGTAGCCCAGCTGGAGAATGTGTACATAAGGGGATCAAAGATCAGGTTCCTTATATTACCGGACATGTTAAAAAATGCGCCTATGTTTAAACGTCAAGGGAATAAGCCGACCGCAGGACGCGGCAAGAGTGCGATATTACGAGCACAGG CTGCCGGGCGAGGCCGGGCGGGCGGCCGAGGGGGAGGGCACCGGGGCGGCTGGCAGGGCGGGTCGGGACCATCGCGACGCTAG